From the Paenibacillus sp. MMS20-IR301 genome, the window CCGGCGGGATCACAGGGCTGCTCCTCTTCGAGGAGCATAGAGCCCTGTATCCCGCCAGCCCGGCTGCCTGCGTGGTGACTCTCGGCCCGCTCAGCTCGCCGGAGGAAAGTGCCCGCTCCCTGTATGCCGCGCTGCGGCGCTTCGATGAAGCGGGAGCGACCTACATTCTGGCCGAGGCCTGCCCGGTCACGGGCCTCGGCGCGGCCATCATGAACCGGCTGATGAAAGCCGCCGGTGAAGCAGTGATCGACGCGGGGTAAGCTGTAATGTCCCTTCAGCTGATGGGTTTCTGCGCTGCTGCATGACAGAACCTTAATCCGTACGGATTGAGTTCTGTTGATATAAGCGGATTCCCGCTGCCTACAGGACACTTCTCATATGCAGAAGATAACTGCATTCCGTACAATTAAATAACGTCGAATCTCCCGGTTTGTTCCCTTAACTGCATTCTTTACAACTAAAAACAGCAAAAAGTGTCCCCGACAGGAAAATTGGCTTATCTAAGTGTACAGAATACAACTATAGCGCTCATTTTACGGCAGTTGCCGGTTATAGTTGTACTAAATACAGTTAAGTCCAGGCGGGGGATTTCCCGCTGCACCAGATTCTTAGTGTAGCTCCATACTCAGCACAACCAGGCCGATAATCAGAGTAGCCCCTGTGCCTTCCATCCACCTTACAGTCATGATTACCTTCTTGTCCGCATATCGTTGTTGTACAAGAACTTACGGACTTTGGGGGTATATACATGGGCATAGGCGGAGTATATGAAGGCTGGGGCCAGCTTGTAACGATTGCCATTATGGCAGTTGCACTGGGGATGGATGCATTCTCACTCGGTGTAGGAATCGGGATGAAGGGGATCCGTCTTTTGCATGTGCTGCAGCTAAGTCTGCTCATTGCTTTCTTTCATGTACTGATGCCGCTCCTGGGGTTGTTTACGGGGAGTTATGTCGGACATCTGCTTGGCCAGGTGACTACTTATGCTGCAGGCGGCCTGCTTGTTTTGCTCGGCGGACATATGATTGTGAATTCCTTCCGCAAGGATGAGGGCGGGGGCCGGGGGATGGATCACCGGACCTTCTGGGGCATGCTGCTGATTTCACTCAGTGTGAGTGTGGATTCTTTTTCTGTGGGAGTCTCTCTGGGAATGTTCGTGAATAGTATCATTCTTACGGTGCTTGCCTTCGGTGCCTGCGGGGGCGTAATGTCCATAACCGGACTGCTGCTGGGCAGAAGAGTGAGCCGCGGACTCGGGGATTACGGGGAGGCGCTTGGCGGAGCGATACTTTTAGCGTTTGGCTTGCTGTTCATCTTTTGATACAATAACGGCAATACAAATGAATCTGCTGCCGGATTGATAATGTTCTTTCATAGCTGCAATGCCTGTACAACATAAATTATTTTTACCGGAGGTGGAAAGTATGCTGCATATTTTATTCGTCTGCACAGGGAACACCTGCCGCAGTCCTATGGCTGAAGCACTGATGCGGAAGCTGGCGAAGGAGCGGGGAATGGATGTGGAGGTGCGGTCTGCCGGGGTTTCGGCGATTTCTGGTACTTCCATATCCAGGCATGCTGCAGGAATTCTGCAGGATGAAGGTATTGATGACCGCCTTGTATCCTCACAGCTGACTGGAGAGGCGGTATCCTGGGCTGATCTGGTGCTGACCCTGACCGGAGGACATAAGCGGCATTTGCTGCAATATTTCCCTGGTGCGGTGAACAAGACCTATACACTCAAAGAATATGTACAGACACAGGAATCGGTAGATGCGGATATCCGTGAGCTGGACAGCCTGTATGCCGATGCGGAGCTGAGCATTGCCCTCGGCGGGGAGCCGAGTGCTGCGGATCTGCAGCGGATTATTGAGATCCGCCAGCGGATTCCGAGCTTTGACATCAGCGATCCGTTTGGCGGCTCCCGCGAGGATTACGAGCTGACGGCAGCTGAGATCCGGACAGCGCTATACAGTCTGCTGGATAAACTGGAATCCCTGCGCCTGCCCTAAGTGGTTGATTTTTCGCCGCCTATCCCTTAAGATGAAATAAATATTATCCGGTTCCGGTGTAACTGGCGACAAGTGTGGATCAAACCACGATGGAGCACTGGAATAAACGGCCGGTCGCCTGGGCAAAAGAGCACATCCGCAAGCGTACTTGCGGACTGCTCTTTTTTGTTTAAAATGTTCTATCTGGGTATAATCAACGCTGAGGGGGCGGTAGGGTGGAGGAATTTCTGAAACAGGAAGCGCAGGAGGAAGCTGCTGCCGGAGTGCCATCCGCACATGTACAGCAAACGGCCGGCGGGGAGCTTTCTATATCCGCTGCCGCTGCTGCGGTAACGCGCGAACTGGCAGAAGCGGGCAGGCTCGGCCCGGGTAAAATCCTGGTCGTCGGGGCCAGTACCAGTGAAGTTGCCGGTGTGCGGATTGGTACGGGCGGCGCGCTGGAGGTGGCGCAGCAGTTGCTGGAGGGTATAACAGCGATTGCTGCCGGATACGGTTTTCATCCGGTGTATCAATGCTGTGAGCATCTGAACCGTTCGCTGGTGATGGAGCGTTCCTTATTAGAATCGCTTGGTCTGAGGGAAGTGGCGGCTGTGCCGGTTCCCGGAGCCGGCGGCTCCATGGCTGCAGCAGCTTACCGCTCCATGACTGACCCGGTGCTGGCCGAGTCGATAGAGGCCCACGCCGGGATTGATATCGGCGAGACGCTGATTGGCATGCATCTCCGCCGGGTAGCCGTTCCGTTTCGTCCAAGCCTGCGTTATATCGGGGCAGCCCGGGTGAACGCAGCGTGGAGCAGACCGCCGTTAATCGGCGGAGAACGGGCGGTATACCGTACGCCGGAGACAAGCGGTTCGGTGAACTGCGACTGAAACAACAGCTTTTCTGCAATTTCCGGAGTGTCTAAACCAAGGTTTGTCTGAACACCACATAAAACTAGAGTTACAGGGAGGAAATAAGAAACATGGAACAATTGCGTAAGAGTGACCCGGCAGTACTGGAAGCGATGGGACTTGAACTAAGCCGTCAGCGTGCGAACATTGAACTCATTGCTTCAGAGAATATTGTAAGTGAAGCCGTAATGGAAGCCATGGGCTCTGTACTGACGAATAAATATGCCGAAGGGTATCCCGGCAAACGTTATTATGGCGGTTGTGAAGATGTGGATATTGTTGAGAACCTGGCCCGTGACCGCGCCAAGCAGCTGTTTGGTGCCGAGCATGCCAATGTGCAGCCGCATTCCGGCGCACAGGCCAATATGGCCGTATATCTTGCCGCGCTTAAACCGGGCGACACAGTTCTGGGTATGAACCTGGCGCATGGCGGCCACTTGACCCACGGCAGCCCAGTGAATGCCTCCGGCATTCTGTATAACTTTGTTGCTTATGGTGTACAGGAAGATACCTTCCTGATCGATTATGATGAAGTACGCAAGGCGGCCTTCAAACACCGCCCTAAGATGATTGTTGCCGGAGCAAGCGCTTATCCGCGGACGATCGACTTTGCCGCACTCGGTTCTATTGCCAATGATGTTGGTGCCTTGTTCATGGTAGATATGGCCCACATTGCCGGGCTGGTTGCTGCAGGACTTCATCCGAGTCCGGTGCCGCATGCCCATTTCGTAACTACAACTACGCACAAAACCTTGCGCGGACCGCGCGGCGGGATGATCCTGTGCAGACAGCCTTGGGCGGCTGCCATTGATAAGGCGGTATTCCCGGGTTCCCAGGGCGGGCCTCTGATGCATGTGATTGCTTCCAAGGCCGTTTCGTTCGGTGAGGCGCTGCAGCCTTCGTTCAAGACCTATGCCGAGAATGTGGTCAAGAATGCCAAGGTGCTGGCGGATACGCTGATTGGCGAAGGGGTTAATATCGTCTCAGGCGGTACTGATAACCATCTGATGCTGCTGGATACCCGTAATTTGAGCATAACCGGCAAGGATGCCGAGAAGGTGCTGGATTCCATCGGCATTACAGTCAACAAGAATGCGATTCCGTTTGATCCGACCAGCCCGTTTGTAACCAGCGGAATCCGGATCGGCACACCTGCGGTGACTTCGCGGGGAATGGATGAGCAGGCTATGGTTTCTATCGGCCGGATTATCGCGAACGTGCTGAAGAATCCGCAGGATGAAGCCAACCTGGCTCAGGCTGCCCGTGAGGTAGCGGAGCTTACAGAACAGTATCCGATCTATCCGGGACTGCAGTACTAATATTCCAGCCTTTGTTCGGCCTTTGCAGGTCCGGGTTAACCGGCCTTTGCAGAGGCTTTTTTTGTTTTTTAAGAGTTTATATGTTCTGGGATCTCCGCAAAGGATGTGAGTTTTCCCCTAAGCGGAAGCTCTGCTTTGTGGATTTATTTTGTATCCCCGTTGCATAATGTTCACAATTATCAGTCAATAAATGGCATGAATCATCATGAAAATATCATGAAAGTTCATGGAATTTTCAAAAAAAGTAGTGAAAGAAATGTGAATAGTATTAAAAGCGGGAAATGGTACAAACTATGTTTTGCTTTATATCCAGAGGTTTGGCTGTTTTTCCTGAAGTTTCCGGCAGGCCGCTTTTTTGGGGGAAGATGATTTGCCGGGCAGTTTTATATGTCTTTAGGTGAAAAGCGGTCTTGGTGATGATATAATAGACAAGATTTAGCCACTGAAGGAGCGAAGCGCTTACTCGGGCTATAAATAAGACTTACAATTACCGGAGGGACAAGAATGGGAAAATTGGTGATTTGCGATCATCCATTGATTCAGCACAAATTGACATTTATTCGCGATGTGCGGACGAACACGAAAGAATTCAGAGAGCATGTTGATGAAGTAGCCACACTTATGGCTTATGAGATTACGCGTGATATTCCGCTGGAGACGATTACTGTACAGACGCCGGTGGCAGAGACACAGAGTAAAGTGATCTCGGGAAGAATGCTGGGACTGATTCCGATTCTGCGCGCCGGACTTGGGATGCTGGAGGGCGTTCTGAAGCTGCTGCCTGCGGCTAAGGTGGGGCATGTCGGACTGTTCCGTGATCCGGATACACTGCAGCCGGTTGAATACTATATCAAGCTTCCTACAGATGTACAGGAACGTGAGCTGATTGTCATTGATCCGATGCTGGCTACAGGCGGTTCGGCAATTGCCGCAATTACTTCACTTAAGAACCGCGGCTGTACCCAGATTAAGATGATGAACCTGATTGCCGCTCCGGAAGGCGTTGCTGCCGTACAGGCTGCTCACCCTGATGTGGATATTTATGTGGCTGCACTGGACGATCATTTGAATGATCATGGTTATATTGTCCCGGGCCTTGGGGATGCCGGAGACAGACTATACGGAACTAAGTAATATTACTATAGAACAAACACAATATTCTGGGTCTTCAGAAGAGAGGGTAGGGGTTATGTCCAAAATTAAAGTAATGACGATTTTCGGAGTGCGCCCCGAGGCGATTAAGATGGCGCCTCTGGTTCTGGAACTGAACAGGCATTCCGAGCATATTGAGTCCATTGTCTGTGTAACTGCACAGCACCGGGAGCTATTGGATCAGGTCCTGGAGGTGTTTAAGATTACACCGGACTATGATCTCGATGTCATGAAGGACCGCCAGACACTCAACGAGATCACCATCCGGGTGCTTGAGGGCCTGGAGCCGGTGCTCTGTGAGGTTAAGCCGGATCTGGTGCTTGTGCACGGGGATACACTGACCACTTTCCTGGCCAGCTATGCATCCTTCCTGCAGCAGATTCAGGTTGGGCATGTGGAAGCAGGTCTCCGGACATGGAACAAGCTGTCGCCTTATCCGGAAGAAATGAACCGCCAGCTGACCGGCGTTCTTGCTGATTTGCATTTTGCCCCGACCGATTGGTCAGCGGGCAATCTGAGACACGAGAACAAAAAAGAATCAAGTATTTATATCACAGGCAACACCGTAACCGATGTGTTTCAATATACCGTACAGCCGGACTATCGGCATCCCGTACTGGATTTTGCTTCAGGAAAAAGACTTATTTTAATGACGGCGCACCGCAGAGAGTCCCAAGGCGAACCGCACCGTCATATTTTCCGTGCTGTCAAAAGAATCGCTGATGAATTTGAAGATGTAGCCATTGTGTATCCTGTACATCCGAGTCCTGCAGTGAAGGAACCGGCCCATGAGATCCTTGGCGGACACCCTAGAATTAAGCTGATTGATCCGTTGGATGTCGTTGACCTGCATAATTTTTATCCGCATACCCACCTGATATTGACCGATTCCGGCGGCCTGCAGGAGGAAGCTCCCTCCTTTGGAGTTCCTGTGCTTGTGCTGCGTGATACAACCGAGCGCCCGGAAGGGATCGAGGCCGGAACACTGGAGCTTGTGGGGACGGACGAGGAGAAGGTGTATCAACGGACACATGCTCTTTTGACCGATCAGAATCTGTATCAGTCCATGAGCCGGGCCGCCAACCCGTATGGAGACGGCAAAGCCTCCGAAAGAATTGTCAATGCGATTTTGCACCATTTCGGTGTTGTTAATGAACGTCCGGAAGAGTTTCACAAAACGTTCACAATTAATGAATGAAGGCTCGACAACTAATATACTAAAGTAAATAAAAGCAGCATACAGTGAAACTGTACGGTTTATATGGTTTTGATATTTTTTGCTGTGATTATTTTCATGTTTTCAAGGTCTTTTGAGCAATTTTCGGTGAATTGACAAAGAGTCTGGATATTCAGTAAAATTAGTTGGGATTGTAGCCTATGCAGGAACAAAAGAACGGGGCCGGACTGGGCCGGATCGCTTTGGTCCTCGGCAGTGCAGGCAGCTTGCTTGCCGCTTACATTATTATAGGTTTTTTTGTGGCAAGGTGGCTGCAGAACCAGCTGGACGGACCTAAGTTTTGGCTGGCCATCGGTACAATATCCGGAATGATTCTGGGGATTGTCAATGTTGCCTTGCTAATCAAAAAATTTCTGGGGGAGCAAAATGGATAATATGACTCCCATGATCAATACCGTTACGCGGCTGACAGTCATTATTATGTCAGGCTTGCTAATGGGATGGGCTCTTCATCATGAAACCCGTGCTGTAACTCTGGGAATGTCGCTGGGCCTGCTGGCCGGACTGGTGAACTACCGTTATCTTGCTGTCAAGGTAAGGAATGTAACACATTCGGTTGCAAATCAGGATGGCAAGTCTTTCAGCCTTGGTTTTACTACCAGAATATGCTTTGCGATTCTGGCCACTATGTTTTCTGTCAAAATTGAGCATTTCTCATTGGAGGCAACGATTGCCGGCCTGTTCATCCCCCAGCTTCTATCTATTCCCGTGGGGATATATTTAGGAATCAAGAATAAGCTGTAGCCATACTAAAGAGAAAGGGGGATGATATTATGCATGAAATGCCTTTAATCTATGTCGGCGGAATACCAATTGACCTGTCCGCTGTCCTGATGCTTGTAATCAGTTCAGTGATTGTGTTCGTTCTGGTGATGCTGTCTGTCCGCAACCTGTCTGTCGAGAATCCGTCGAAGCTCCAGAACTTTATGGAGTGGGTGGTTGAATTCGTACAGGGAGTTATCAGCAGCGCCATGGATTTGAAGAAAGGAAAGCCTTACATATCACTGGGATTGACGCTGATACTGTTTATCTTCGTCTCCAATCTCCTTGGTCTGCCGTTTTCCTTTGTCACAGAAGCAGAAGGGCCGGTTAAGATTTTCGGACATGTGATTGAAGCAACCAGAAACCTGGCGCATGGTGAACATGTGGAGATTCTCTGGTACAAGTCGCCGACTGCGGATATTAATGTCACTGCCGGGCTGGCGCTTGTTGTGTTTGTACTAATGAACTATCTGGGCATTAAGCTCAATGGCAAACATTACTTCAAACACTATATTGAGCCGTTCCCGATCTTCTTGCCGCTGAACATCATTGAGAACCTGGCAAAGCCGGTGGCGCTGGCCATCCGTCTATTCGCCAACATCTTTGCCGGTGAAGTTCTGATTACCGTTATTTTGAAGCTCGGATTATTCAGTATTCCGTTCCTGGCCGTATGGCAGGGCTTCAGTATCTTTGTCGGAGCACTTCAGGCCTTTATCTTTACGATTCTGACGATGGTATACATCGCGCAGATGACGATTCATGAGGAAGACGCGCATTAATGAACTGCCGTGAGGACAAGCGGCAATGCCGGAACACTCTTCGCGGGAGATTTTTATATCATTAAGAAACTACAAAATGAACCGAAATTAAAGGAGGATATTTACAAATGGAATTTTTGGCAGCAGCAATCGCGGTTGGTTTGGGCGCACTCGGTGCAGGTCTTGGTAACGGTATGATCGTCAGCAGAACAGTTGAATCTATTGCCCGTCAGCCGGAAGCACGCAACGCCCTGCAGACAACAATGTTTATCGGTGTAGGTATCGTCGAAGTTATTCCGTTGGCCGCTACAGTTATTGCATTCCTGATCATGTTTTCTTAATAAACCGTTCTTACGGTTTGGCGGGGAGGGCAAGTGCCATCCGCGCCTTACTTTTGTATATGTCCGCATGCCGCGGTAACGGAAAGGAGTGACCTCAGTGACTATAGTTTGGACAAATATATTGTTTTCCATTATCGCCTTCGGGATCCTGTATTTCCTGCTCAGCAAATTTGCTTTCAGCAAGCTGTTCGGAGTTATGGACAAACGCCGCGAGATGGTGCTGCAGCAGATGGATGAAGCAGCTAAGACCAGAGAACAGGCGGTCGCTTATGTAGAAGAACAGAAGCAGGCACTTCAGCAGGCACGCCAGGAGGCTCAGGCTATCATCCAGCAGTCCCAGACTACAGGCAGCAATCAGCTGGACAAGATTCTTGAGCAGGCTCATGCCGAAGCAAGCCGTCTTAAAGATGAGGCTGTACGGGATATTGAGAACGAGAAGAACAAGGCAGTGGAAGCTTTGCGCAGCGAGCTGGGAACAGCGTCGGTCCGTATTGCCTCAAAGCTGCTTGAAAAAGAAGTGAAAGCTGACGGTGAACAGGAGCAGCTCGTTGATCAATACCTCAAAGAGGTAGGAGGCCGCTCATGAGCCGCGATACGGTAGTTGCCGGGCGCTATGCCAAAGCCTTGTACGGTGCAGCGGTGGATGAAGGCATTACGCTTGAGGTGGAAGCTCAGCTTAAGACAGTCGTTGATGTGCTGCATTTCGATGCAGAGGTGAAACAGTTTATTCTTGCACCTCGTATTTCCCAGACCGACAAGCTGAATGTGCTGCGTACAGCACTGAAGGGTAAAGTCTCTGAAGCGGTAATGAATACGGTGGAACTTCTGGTAGAGCGGCGCAGAACTGATATTTTTGAAGAGCTGCTGGCTGCATACATCAAGATCGAAGGCGATGCCCTTGGCATTGGTGATGCTACTGTCTACTCTGCGTACTCCCTGAGCCAGGCGGAACAGGATCAGGTGGCAGCAGAGTTCAGCCAGCTTACCGGGCGCAAGATTCGTGTAACCAATGTGGTGGATACAAGCCTGCTCGGCGGACTTAAGGTTGTTATCGGCGATAAGCTGTATGACGGCAGTTTGTCCGGCAAGCTTACGCGTCTAGAGAAATCCTTTAATGATAAGCAAAGAAGATAGGGGTGAGGATATTGGGCATCAGACCTGAAGAGATCAGCACTTTGATCAAAAGTCAAATTGAGCAATATAAAACCGATATCGAAGTGGCCGAAATCGGCACCGTCATTCAAGTCGGCGACGGTATCGCCCGTGTCTACGGTCTGGAAAACGCAATGGCAGGGGAACTGCTGGAGTTCTCCAACGGTGTAGTGGGCATGGCGCTGAACCTGGAAGAAAGCAACGTCGGTGTTGTTATCCTGGGTGAATACACAGCCATCCGTGAAGGCGATCAAGTGAAACGTACAGGACAAATCATGCAGGTTCCGGTAGGCGAAGCCATGCTGGGCCGCGTAGTTAATGCACTGGGCCAGCCGCTTGACGGCAAAGGGCCGATTGCTACAACTGAATTCCGTCCTGTAGAGCACAATGCGCCAGGGGTTATCGACCGTAAATCGGTTCATGAACCGATGCAGACGGGCCTTAAGGCAATTGATGCAATGGTCCCTATCGGCCGCGGACAACGCGAGCTGATCATTGGTGACCGTCAGACTGGTAAGACAGCCATCGCAATCGATGCGATCATCAACCAAAAGGGCAACGGGATGAAATGTATCTATGTTGCTATCGGACAAAAACAATCTACTGTAGCACAGGTAGTAGAAACTCTCCGCCGCCATGGCGCTCTGGAGTACACTATCGTGGTGACCGCATCGGCTTCCGAGCCTTCTCCGCTGCTCTACATTGCTCCATACGCAGGCTGCGCAATGGGCGAATACTTCATGTACAAGGGCGAGCACGTGCTTGTAATCTATGATGACCTTTCGAAGCAGGCTTCGGCTTACCGCGAATTGTCCCTGCTGCTCCGCCGTCCTCCGGGCCGCGAAGCGTTCCCGGGTGATGTATTCTATCTGCATTCCCGCCTGCTGGAACGTGCGGCTAAGCTCAGCGATGCGCTTGGTGGTGGTTCATTAACCGCTCTCCCGTTCATCGAAACACAGGCTTCGGACGTATCGGCTTACATTCCTACGAACGTAATCTCGATTACGGACGGTCAAATCTTCCTTGAATCCGACCTGTTCAACTCCGGACAGCGTCCGGCGATTAACGTTGGTATCTCTGTATCCCGTGTAGGGGGCTCCGCGCAGATTAAGGCGATGAAGAAGGTTGCAGGCTCTCTGCGTCTGGATCTTGCCCAATACCGCGAGCTGCAGGCGTTCTCCCAGTTCGGTTCCGATCTGGATAAATCTACGCAGGCCCGTCTGAACCGCGGTGCGCGTATGATGGAGATTCTGAAGCAGGGCGTAAACCAGCCGCTTACAGTTGAACATCAGGTGCTTAGTTTGTACACAGCTGTTAAGGGACATCTGGATGATATTCCTGTCAAAGACGTAAAACGTTTCGAGAAGGAATTCCTGGCGTTCATCGACAGCAGTGCTGTAGAAATCCTGAAGTCCATTACCGATACCAAGGATTTGACGGCAGACAACGAAGCTGCGCTTAAAGATGCGATCGCGAAATTCAAAAGAGGCTTTGCTACAAGCTAATATATAGATTCACTCAGTTTATGCTTACGATGTTAGCTTTGACTTGGGTCAAAGCTCAGCTAATGCTTACGAAGTTAGCTTTGGCTACGCCAAAGCTCTAAGGTGGTGAAATCATGGCAAGAAGCATGCGCGATATTAAACGTCAAATTAAGAGTGTCCAGAACACACGGCAGATCACCAAAGCGATGGAGATGGTTGCCGCCTCCAAGCTGCGCAAGGCACAGGAGAAAGCGGAAGCTGCCCGTCCTTACGCGGAGAAGCTTAAAGAGGTGGTCTCGAGTATTGCCGCCGGTACGCAGGATGTCCAGCATCCGATGCTGGTCAGCCGGCCTGTCAAAAAAACAGGTTATCTGATCATCACCTCGGACAGAGGTCTTGCCGGGGGCTACAATGCCAACATTCTGCGTAAAGTTACAATGCTTCTCGCAGAACGGCATAAGTCCAAGGATGAATATGCGCTGTTTGTGATCGGCCGCAAAGGCCGTGACTTCCTGCGCCGCCGTGAGTACCCCATTGTAGAGGAAATTACCGAGCTGTCGGATACCCCGAAGTTTGCTGACATCAAGTCGCTTGCTTATTCCGCGGTAAGCCAGTTCGAAACAGGCGTCTACGATGAGCTGTACATCTGCTACAACCAGTTTGTTAATGCGATCAGCCAGGTTCCGACTGTAGACAGACTTCTGCCTATGGAGGATGTAGGAGCAGGCAAGCATCATGGTGCAACAGCAGCCTATGAATATGAACCGTCGCCGGAAGGTGTGCTGGAGGTTCTGCTTCCTAAGTACGCCGAAACTTTAATTTACGGTGCTCTTCTGAACGGTAAAGCCAGTGAGCTGGGAGCTAAGATGACAGCTATGGGCAGTGCAACGAAGAACGCGTCAAAAATGATCGGAGAACTTAGACTTACGTACAACCGTGCCCGTCAGGCGGCCATTACGCAAGAAATTACCGAGATCGTGGCTGGTGCGAACGCGCAGTCTTAATATAAGCCGGGAGCCGGGCCTGCGGGCCTGATCCTGATTTATATTTATCCGCAGAAACGGCTGATGCCTGTAAAGGTACGGAACGTTTCTACATATGTAACAGCTTTCGAGGAGGGAAATGAAGATGAACAAAGGACGCGTTGTGAGCATTATGGGTCCGGTTGTCGATATTGAATTTGAACGCGGCCAGCTGCCCGAGATATTCAACGCTATCAAAATCACTGCGAGTCTGGAAGACGGACGCAGTATTGATCTGACTCTTGAAGTTTCCAATCATCTTGGTGACAATCTGGTGCGTTGTATTGCCATGTCTTCCACGGATGGACTGGTTCGCGGTATTGATGCGATCGACCAGGGAGGACCCATTTCGGTTCCTGTCGGCGAAGCGACACTCGGCCGTGTATTCAACGTGCTTGGTAATCCGATTGATAACGGTGCTGAAGTTGTAGCTGCCAGAAATCCGATTCACCGCCTGGCACCGACCTTCGACGAATTGTCGACCCAAGCGGAAATCCTGGAAACCGGAATCAAGGTTATTGACCTGCTTGCCCCTTACGCTAAGGGCGGTAAGATCGGCCTGTTCGGCGGTGCCGGTGTAGGTAAAACAGTAACCATCCAGGAATTGATCAACAACATCGCGCAGGAACACGGTGGTATCTCCGTATTCGCCGGTGTTGGTGAGCGTACCCGTGAAGGTAACGACCTGTATCATGAAATGACCGATTCCGGCGTTATCAAGAAAACGGCGATGGTATTCGGACAAATGAACGAGCCGCCGGGCGCACGTCTGCGTGTAGCCTTGACCGGTCTGACTATGGCGGAGTACTTCCGTGATGTAGAAGGCCGCGATACGCTGCTCTTTATCGATAACATATTCCGCTTCACCCAGGCGGGTTCCGAAGTATCGGCCCTGCTCGGCCGTATGCCTTCCGCGGTAGGTTACCAGCCTACTCTGGCTACAGAAATGGGTCAGCTGCAGGAGCGTATTACGTCCACGAAGAAAGGTTCTGTTACTTCCATCCAGGCGATCTACGTGCCTGCGGATGACTATACCGACCCTGCGCCGGCTACAGCATTTGCCCACTTGGATGCAACGACTAACCTTGAGCGTAAAATCTCCGAAAAAGGGATCTTCCCTGCGGTGGATCCGCTGGCTTCAAGCTCCCGTATCCTTGCTCCAGAAATCGTGGGTGAAGAGCATTATAACGTGGCACAGGGCGTTAAGCAACTGCTGCAGCGTTATACTGAGCTTCAGGATATCATTGCGATTCTGGGTATGGATGAGCTGAGTGAAGAAGATAAAGTGATTGTAGCCCGTGCCCGTAAGGTTGAGCGCTTCCTGTCCCAGCCTTTCCACGTAGCCGAACAGTTCACTGGCTTCAAAGGCAAATACGTGCCGAT encodes:
- the atpE gene encoding F0F1 ATP synthase subunit C produces the protein MEFLAAAIAVGLGALGAGLGNGMIVSRTVESIARQPEARNALQTTMFIGVGIVEVIPLAATVIAFLIMFS
- the atpF gene encoding F0F1 ATP synthase subunit B, producing MTIVWTNILFSIIAFGILYFLLSKFAFSKLFGVMDKRREMVLQQMDEAAKTREQAVAYVEEQKQALQQARQEAQAIIQQSQTTGSNQLDKILEQAHAEASRLKDEAVRDIENEKNKAVEALRSELGTASVRIASKLLEKEVKADGEQEQLVDQYLKEVGGRS
- a CDS encoding F0F1 ATP synthase subunit delta, with amino-acid sequence MSRDTVVAGRYAKALYGAAVDEGITLEVEAQLKTVVDVLHFDAEVKQFILAPRISQTDKLNVLRTALKGKVSEAVMNTVELLVERRRTDIFEELLAAYIKIEGDALGIGDATVYSAYSLSQAEQDQVAAEFSQLTGRKIRVTNVVDTSLLGGLKVVIGDKLYDGSLSGKLTRLEKSFNDKQRR
- the atpA gene encoding F0F1 ATP synthase subunit alpha; its protein translation is MGIRPEEISTLIKSQIEQYKTDIEVAEIGTVIQVGDGIARVYGLENAMAGELLEFSNGVVGMALNLEESNVGVVILGEYTAIREGDQVKRTGQIMQVPVGEAMLGRVVNALGQPLDGKGPIATTEFRPVEHNAPGVIDRKSVHEPMQTGLKAIDAMVPIGRGQRELIIGDRQTGKTAIAIDAIINQKGNGMKCIYVAIGQKQSTVAQVVETLRRHGALEYTIVVTASASEPSPLLYIAPYAGCAMGEYFMYKGEHVLVIYDDLSKQASAYRELSLLLRRPPGREAFPGDVFYLHSRLLERAAKLSDALGGGSLTALPFIETQASDVSAYIPTNVISITDGQIFLESDLFNSGQRPAINVGISVSRVGGSAQIKAMKKVAGSLRLDLAQYRELQAFSQFGSDLDKSTQARLNRGARMMEILKQGVNQPLTVEHQVLSLYTAVKGHLDDIPVKDVKRFEKEFLAFIDSSAVEILKSITDTKDLTADNEAALKDAIAKFKRGFATS
- the atpG gene encoding ATP synthase F1 subunit gamma → MARSMRDIKRQIKSVQNTRQITKAMEMVAASKLRKAQEKAEAARPYAEKLKEVVSSIAAGTQDVQHPMLVSRPVKKTGYLIITSDRGLAGGYNANILRKVTMLLAERHKSKDEYALFVIGRKGRDFLRRREYPIVEEITELSDTPKFADIKSLAYSAVSQFETGVYDELYICYNQFVNAISQVPTVDRLLPMEDVGAGKHHGATAAYEYEPSPEGVLEVLLPKYAETLIYGALLNGKASELGAKMTAMGSATKNASKMIGELRLTYNRARQAAITQEITEIVAGANAQS
- the atpD gene encoding F0F1 ATP synthase subunit beta, translated to MNKGRVVSIMGPVVDIEFERGQLPEIFNAIKITASLEDGRSIDLTLEVSNHLGDNLVRCIAMSSTDGLVRGIDAIDQGGPISVPVGEATLGRVFNVLGNPIDNGAEVVAARNPIHRLAPTFDELSTQAEILETGIKVIDLLAPYAKGGKIGLFGGAGVGKTVTIQELINNIAQEHGGISVFAGVGERTREGNDLYHEMTDSGVIKKTAMVFGQMNEPPGARLRVALTGLTMAEYFRDVEGRDTLLFIDNIFRFTQAGSEVSALLGRMPSAVGYQPTLATEMGQLQERITSTKKGSVTSIQAIYVPADDYTDPAPATAFAHLDATTNLERKISEKGIFPAVDPLASSSRILAPEIVGEEHYNVAQGVKQLLQRYTELQDIIAILGMDELSEEDKVIVARARKVERFLSQPFHVAEQFTGFKGKYVPIKETVRSFKEILEGKHDDLPEVAFLFVGTIEEAVEKAKTL